A single genomic interval of Zobellia nedashkovskayae harbors:
- a CDS encoding SDR family oxidoreductase: MTEKWVLILGGSSGLGLAAAKKMASHGYHIIIIHRDRRIDLEGVKSHFENITSSGVKLLNFNIDATNPDKRRQTIDEIRTTLSTTGKIKMLVHSIAKGSLKPMISNEEITLNHQDIEITLNAMALSLYDWTKEIFGAHLFDEDARIVAFTSEGSSKAWEGYAAVSAAKATLEALTRSIALEYALKGIKANCIQAGTTETKAFQMIPNSEVLKKNALERNPNKRLTTPKDVANAVYLLSTEEAKWITGTVVKVDGGESLR; encoded by the coding sequence ATGACAGAGAAGTGGGTTCTTATTCTTGGAGGGAGTAGCGGTCTTGGTTTGGCTGCAGCTAAAAAAATGGCTAGCCACGGGTATCATATTATAATTATTCACAGAGATAGAAGGATTGATTTAGAGGGTGTTAAATCACATTTTGAAAACATTACTTCAAGTGGGGTGAAATTGCTGAATTTTAATATAGATGCCACAAATCCTGATAAGCGTAGACAAACAATTGATGAAATCAGAACAACTTTGTCCACGACCGGAAAAATTAAAATGCTGGTTCATAGTATAGCCAAAGGAAGCCTAAAACCCATGATTTCCAATGAAGAAATTACTTTAAACCATCAAGATATAGAAATCACCTTAAATGCCATGGCTTTAAGTCTTTATGATTGGACAAAAGAAATATTCGGAGCACATTTGTTTGATGAAGATGCACGCATTGTTGCCTTTACAAGTGAAGGGAGCAGCAAGGCTTGGGAAGGCTATGCAGCGGTTTCCGCAGCCAAGGCAACCCTTGAAGCACTGACTCGCAGTATCGCGTTAGAATATGCTCTTAAAGGCATTAAGGCCAACTGTATTCAGGCGGGTACAACAGAAACCAAGGCATTTCAAATGATACCGAATAGCGAGGTTTTAAAGAAAAATGCACTGGAGCGTAATCCCAATAAACGTTTGACTACACCGAAAGATGTTGCCAATGCGGTTTATTTACTAAGTACCGAAGAGGCAAAATGGATAACTGGGACCGTTGTTAAGGTTGATGGTGGGGAGAGTTTGCGTTAA
- a CDS encoding ribbon-helix-helix domain-containing protein — translation MNIDFTKEQHNYLEKLIASGEYENINDVLKDAISLHSEYRQKSIKNFQIEVERGWSGPGSKKSLNQIIASKKNN, via the coding sequence ATGAATATAGATTTTACTAAAGAACAGCATAATTATTTAGAGAAGCTAATCGCTTCTGGTGAGTACGAAAACATAAATGATGTACTAAAAGATGCAATCAGTCTACATTCTGAATACCGCCAAAAATCCATTAAAAATTTTCAAATTGAAGTTGAACGAGGATGGTCAGGTCCGGGTAGTAAAAAATCCTTAAACCAAATTATAGCCTCCAAGAAAAATAACTAA
- a CDS encoding TerC family protein yields MLVWILFIALIIVFLALDLGVFNKHEHVIKSKEAAIWTAIWVTVAMAFSGVIYWLFTEGLVKNPTNLTPNTAVLKYITGYLIELSLSIDNVFVIAVIFSAFKIPALYQHRVLFWGILGAIVFRGLMIFFGVALITKFEWIIYVFGIFLLWTAFKMLKGDDENFKPKDSWVFKQIGKIYPITSNFHGHDFFVKLKGLNAATPLFVALVIIELTDVLFALDSIPAILAITADPFIVFSSNILAILGLRSMYFLISRMLDKFRFINYSLVVILAFVGLKMLFSHLVELPEWLSLAVIALALISGIAASLLIPEKENKEEAEQND; encoded by the coding sequence ATGTTGGTTTGGATACTATTTATTGCTCTCATTATTGTATTTCTTGCACTAGATTTAGGCGTGTTCAATAAACACGAACACGTTATAAAAAGCAAGGAAGCTGCTATATGGACGGCCATCTGGGTTACCGTGGCCATGGCTTTTAGTGGTGTTATCTATTGGCTTTTTACAGAAGGTCTGGTAAAAAACCCTACGAACCTTACTCCTAATACAGCCGTACTGAAATACATAACCGGCTACCTTATAGAATTATCTCTTAGTATAGATAATGTATTCGTTATTGCCGTTATATTCTCTGCATTTAAGATTCCGGCCCTGTACCAGCATCGGGTGCTCTTTTGGGGAATTTTGGGTGCTATTGTTTTTAGGGGATTGATGATTTTCTTTGGTGTGGCATTAATTACCAAGTTTGAATGGATCATCTACGTTTTTGGGATATTCTTACTTTGGACCGCTTTTAAAATGTTGAAAGGCGATGATGAGAATTTTAAACCTAAAGATTCATGGGTATTCAAACAGATCGGTAAAATTTACCCGATTACGTCTAATTTTCACGGGCATGATTTTTTTGTAAAATTAAAAGGTCTGAACGCTGCCACTCCCCTTTTTGTAGCCTTGGTAATTATTGAGTTGACAGATGTTTTGTTTGCCTTAGATAGTATTCCCGCAATTTTAGCCATTACAGCAGACCCTTTTATTGTATTCAGCTCCAATATATTAGCCATTCTAGGCTTGCGTTCTATGTACTTTCTTATTTCTAGAATGCTAGACAAATTCCGTTTTATAAACTATAGTCTTGTAGTAATATTGGCCTTTGTGGGTCTTAAAATGTTATTCTCGCATCTAGTGGAATTACCGGAGTGGTTATCTCTTGCCGTAATAGCATTGGCATTGATCTCTGGTATTGCCGCCTCTTTGTTGATTCCCGAGAAGGAAAACAAGGAAGAAGCAGAACAAAACGATTAA
- a CDS encoding cold-shock protein, with protein MSTGTVKFFNDSKGFGFITEEGSNEEHFVHISGLVDEIREGDEVEFELTQGKKGLNAVNVKVID; from the coding sequence ATGAGTACAGGAACAGTAAAATTCTTCAACGATTCCAAAGGTTTCGGATTTATTACAGAAGAAGGTTCAAACGAAGAACATTTTGTTCACATTTCAGGATTAGTAGATGAGATTCGCGAAGGCGATGAAGTCGAATTCGAACTAACCCAAGGAAAAAAAGGATTAAACGCAGTTAACGTTAAAGTTATAGATTAA
- a CDS encoding phosphopantetheine-binding protein, with protein sequence MDQETKYNKLKDIVKVYLPEDVSVDAITLGSNFISELNINSANLVDIVLDVEDEFDIMLENADMDKMQTVQDALGIIDAKLEAK encoded by the coding sequence ATGGATCAAGAAACTAAATATAATAAGCTTAAGGATATTGTTAAGGTGTATTTACCCGAAGATGTTTCCGTAGATGCTATAACTTTAGGGAGTAATTTTATTAGTGAGCTCAACATTAATTCTGCCAACTTAGTAGATATTGTTCTAGATGTAGAAGATGAGTTTGACATCATGTTAGAGAATGCAGATATGGATAAAATGCAAACCGTACAAGACGCCCTTGGTATTATTGATGCTAAACTAGAGGCTAAATAA
- a CDS encoding 3-hydroxyacyl-ACP dehydratase FabZ family protein has product MTKIDIIDQLPYSKPFLFVDELIDVSENGVTGYYRFPESSDFYRGHFKNHPITPGVILTECCAQIGVVCLGIYLLQKEGSFIQKGIQIGMSSTQMEFLLPVLPNEKVIVTSEKVYFRFNKLKCKVKMHNSEGQLVCKGEISGMFKSDANA; this is encoded by the coding sequence ATGACTAAAATAGATATCATAGACCAGTTGCCTTACAGTAAGCCTTTTCTTTTTGTTGATGAGCTTATTGATGTTTCTGAGAACGGGGTTACAGGATATTATAGGTTTCCTGAAAGTTCTGATTTTTATAGGGGGCATTTTAAAAATCATCCTATTACACCGGGAGTTATCTTAACAGAATGCTGTGCGCAGATAGGTGTGGTTTGTTTGGGTATTTATTTACTTCAAAAGGAAGGTAGTTTTATTCAGAAAGGGATTCAAATTGGTATGAGCAGTACGCAGATGGAATTTCTACTGCCGGTTTTACCTAATGAAAAAGTAATTGTAACCTCAGAGAAAGTCTATTTCAGGTTCAATAAGCTGAAGTGCAAAGTAAAAATGCATAACTCAGAAGGGCAATTGGTCTGCAAAGGAGAAATATCGGGAATGTTCAAAAGTGATGCGAATGCGTAG
- a CDS encoding lipocalin-like domain-containing protein — protein sequence MIKNSVVMLVLALILGSCSISKEVRNERKTINGNWVLEHVGYEGSEGSFKSMLFEDANGFCFEGSTWYFLENNSTGSYAIPTDNSVCAGGVRNIRWSVLENENGNDKLQFKYIDEKKKDIYGRVGYRLEILSLSESQMTLKSDVNVDGSPVSVVYKFTKQ from the coding sequence ATGATCAAAAACAGTGTAGTAATGCTAGTACTGGCTCTGATATTGGGATCATGTTCCATATCAAAAGAAGTGCGTAATGAACGCAAGACCATTAACGGTAATTGGGTGTTGGAGCATGTAGGATATGAAGGCAGTGAAGGCTCCTTTAAATCTATGCTTTTTGAAGACGCCAACGGGTTCTGTTTTGAAGGAAGTACCTGGTACTTTTTAGAAAACAACAGTACCGGAAGTTATGCGATACCTACAGACAATAGTGTTTGTGCAGGAGGAGTTCGTAACATTAGATGGTCGGTTTTGGAAAACGAAAACGGTAACGACAAGTTGCAATTCAAGTACATAGATGAAAAGAAAAAAGACATTTATGGCAGAGTTGGATATCGCTTAGAAATTCTTTCTCTTTCCGAGTCGCAAATGACATTAAAATCAGATGTAAATGTTGATGGCAGTCCTGTATCTGTCGTTTACAAATTCACAAAACAATAA
- a CDS encoding type III polyketide synthase codes for MNEVRIVNTSKQLPDYCKPTEEILPFVNLWLSGQEDRFKRKVIKIFEGAAVDKRYSIMNPEEVFVATSFEEKNAIYVREVKKLGKNVLEKALNDSNWTADSIDYIITVSCTGIMIPSLDAYLINDLGLRQDVVRLPVTEMGCAAGVSGLIYAHNFLKSNTGKRAAVVAVESPTATFQLNDFSMANMVSAAIFGDGAACVLLSSEDNAEGPMIKGGEMYHFKDATHMMGFDLTNHGLKMILDITVPETIAEHFPNIVHPFLEKHGTSIEAVDHLIFHPGGKKIVQTVEELFGKMGKNIDDTREVLRLYGNMSSATVLYVLERFMEKDNKQGEQGLILSFGPGFSAQRVLLEW; via the coding sequence ATGAATGAAGTTCGAATAGTAAATACGTCCAAACAATTGCCGGATTATTGCAAACCTACTGAGGAGATACTCCCGTTTGTGAATCTATGGCTTTCTGGGCAGGAGGACCGTTTTAAGCGTAAGGTCATAAAAATTTTTGAAGGTGCTGCCGTAGACAAGCGCTACAGCATTATGAACCCAGAAGAGGTTTTTGTTGCTACTTCGTTCGAAGAGAAAAATGCCATTTATGTACGAGAGGTCAAAAAACTGGGAAAAAACGTTCTTGAAAAGGCGTTAAACGATAGTAATTGGACAGCAGACTCCATAGATTACATTATTACGGTAAGCTGTACCGGTATTATGATTCCCTCTTTGGATGCGTATTTAATCAATGATTTGGGGTTACGGCAAGATGTAGTTCGGCTTCCGGTTACGGAGATGGGCTGCGCTGCTGGTGTTTCTGGGTTGATTTACGCTCATAACTTCCTGAAATCGAATACAGGTAAGCGAGCAGCCGTTGTTGCCGTAGAGAGCCCGACAGCTACATTTCAGCTTAATGATTTTTCAATGGCCAATATGGTGAGCGCAGCTATTTTTGGCGATGGTGCTGCCTGTGTCCTTTTATCTTCGGAAGATAACGCAGAGGGACCGATGATTAAAGGCGGAGAAATGTATCATTTTAAGGATGCTACCCACATGATGGGATTCGACTTAACCAACCACGGGCTTAAAATGATTCTTGATATTACGGTGCCAGAAACCATAGCGGAACATTTCCCAAATATTGTACATCCGTTTTTGGAGAAGCATGGCACATCTATAGAAGCCGTAGACCATCTTATTTTTCACCCTGGAGGAAAGAAAATAGTACAGACGGTTGAAGAGCTCTTTGGAAAGATGGGCAAGAATATAGATGATACACGTGAAGTATTGAGGCTGTATGGAAATATGAGCAGTGCAACAGTACTTTACGTATTGGAGCGTTTCATGGAAAAAGATAATAAACAGGGCGAGCAAGGACTCATACTTAGTTTTGGTCCAGGATTTTCGGCACAACGTGTATTATTGGAATGGTAA
- a CDS encoding OmpA family protein yields MKKSVLKSAYIIMALTMVVGCKTIQNSNSKQKGAVIGAGSGAALGGIIGNNVGSGNNTVLGAILGAAIGGVAGGFIGDRMDRQAERIEEEIPGAEVSRVGEGINVTFNEDAGVYFDTNKSDVKGTSQTTLNKMAQILKDYPKSNVLVEGHTDSAGPDEYNMNLSKQRATSVTNYLISQGIDKSRLETKWYGETQPVGDNTTSEGKAKNRRVELAIVASEALKQEAKQQVKG; encoded by the coding sequence ATGAAAAAATCAGTTTTAAAATCAGCGTATATTATCATGGCACTGACCATGGTAGTAGGGTGTAAAACCATCCAAAATTCAAATAGTAAGCAAAAAGGTGCCGTAATTGGTGCCGGTAGTGGTGCTGCACTTGGTGGTATCATTGGTAACAATGTTGGAAGCGGTAATAATACCGTTCTTGGAGCTATTCTTGGCGCTGCTATTGGTGGTGTTGCGGGTGGTTTTATTGGTGACCGTATGGATCGTCAGGCAGAACGTATTGAAGAAGAAATTCCGGGAGCAGAAGTTAGTCGTGTTGGTGAAGGTATCAACGTAACTTTTAACGAAGATGCCGGTGTCTATTTTGATACGAATAAATCTGATGTAAAAGGAACATCTCAAACTACATTGAACAAGATGGCTCAAATCTTAAAAGACTATCCAAAATCTAATGTTTTGGTAGAAGGTCATACAGATAGTGCTGGACCTGATGAGTACAATATGAATTTGTCTAAGCAAAGAGCTACATCGGTAACCAATTACTTAATTTCTCAAGGTATTGATAAAAGCCGTTTGGAAACCAAATGGTATGGTGAGACTCAGCCAGTAGGTGATAACACTACTTCGGAGGGCAAGGCTAAGAATAGAAGAGTGGAATTAGCTATCGTTGCCAGTGAAGCGCTTAAACAAGAAGCAAAACAACAGGTTAAAGGATAG
- a CDS encoding NAD(P)/FAD-dependent oxidoreductase: MEQYDVIIVGGGLAGLTAAIHLAKAGHKVLVFEKEPYPHHKVCGEYVSNEVLPYLKNLGVDLTDYGAVAINTLKFSTVKGALLEVKLPLGGTGISRYAFDDLLFKRAGDLGVTFVFNSVALIKFQNSVFKLVTSFDKTYTSKVVIGSYGKRSVLDKQLNRNFIQKKSSWLAVKSHYRLDDFPDHEVGLHNFKGGYGGLSKTESGAVNFCYLASYKSFQLEKDIDLFNEKVVGENPILKDFLNVAKPLFDAPLTIAQISFHSKNPVEEHVLMCGDTAGLIHPLCGNGMAMAIHSAKIASELIDTFLNGKEKDRKRMELAYVKEWNRTFKRRLWLGRKLQSLLLNVTLSDWAISLVAKQPWLLKQLIKNTHGKPIS; the protein is encoded by the coding sequence GTGGAGCAATATGACGTAATCATTGTTGGAGGAGGTTTGGCTGGCTTAACAGCTGCCATTCACTTAGCGAAAGCTGGCCATAAAGTATTGGTCTTTGAAAAGGAGCCCTACCCGCATCATAAGGTCTGTGGTGAATATGTCTCTAATGAAGTTCTTCCATATCTAAAAAACCTGGGAGTAGATTTAACTGATTATGGCGCGGTTGCGATTAACACTTTAAAGTTCTCTACGGTAAAAGGAGCACTTTTAGAAGTGAAGTTGCCTTTGGGTGGCACAGGTATTAGTCGCTATGCTTTTGATGATTTATTATTTAAGAGAGCAGGCGACCTAGGAGTTACTTTTGTTTTTAATAGCGTGGCTTTAATAAAATTTCAAAACTCTGTTTTTAAATTAGTTACAAGTTTTGATAAAACTTATACTTCAAAAGTTGTAATTGGTTCATACGGCAAGCGAAGTGTTTTGGATAAACAGTTGAATCGTAATTTCATCCAAAAGAAATCCTCTTGGTTAGCGGTGAAAAGTCACTATCGCTTAGATGATTTTCCAGACCATGAAGTTGGACTGCATAATTTTAAAGGAGGGTATGGCGGACTCTCAAAAACAGAATCCGGTGCGGTTAATTTCTGCTATTTAGCTTCCTATAAAAGTTTCCAGTTAGAAAAGGATATTGACCTGTTTAATGAGAAAGTGGTTGGCGAGAATCCAATTTTGAAAGACTTCTTAAATGTAGCAAAACCTCTTTTTGATGCACCTTTAACCATAGCTCAGATTTCATTTCATTCCAAGAATCCAGTAGAAGAACATGTGCTTATGTGTGGAGACACGGCAGGTTTGATTCACCCTCTTTGTGGTAACGGTATGGCAATGGCCATTCACAGTGCTAAAATAGCTTCTGAATTAATAGATACTTTTTTAAACGGAAAAGAAAAGGACCGAAAAAGAATGGAACTGGCTTATGTTAAAGAATGGAACCGTACTTTTAAAAGACGGTTATGGTTGGGCAGAAAACTGCAATCATTATTATTAAATGTAACCTTATCTGACTGGGCGATTTCATTGGTTGCAAAACAACCGTGGCTTTTAAAACAACTAATTAAGAACACACATGGCAAACCAATTAGTTAA
- a CDS encoding beta-ketoacyl-[acyl-carrier-protein] synthase family protein: protein MRRRVVITGMGVCAPNGIGLAAFSEAMAIGKSGIRFQPELEELGFGCQLAAKPELSDELLAQYFTPLQLRGLNATGIMYGVIAGTDAWKDAGLPIADKEQPDWDSGILFGSGTLGVDKFREAIYQIDAKNVRRLGSTTVIQTMASGVSAYLGGILGCGNQVTTNSSACTTGTEGILMGYARIAYGQAERMLVGSCSDSGPYVWAGFDAMRILPRNYNDNPEAASRPMSASAEGFVPGSGAGAMVLESLESAQARGAKIYAEILGGTVNSGGQRGDGTMTAPNSEAVQRCISQAVFHAGIQNSDIDTINGHLTATSKDALEIANWSAALERSGSNFPYINSFKGLFGHCLSAAGSIECVASVLQFEKTQLFGNVNCEDLHPEITDIMTSDRIPQKTILYQPAILAKASFGFGDVNACVIFKRFTD, encoded by the coding sequence ATGCGTAGAAGAGTCGTCATAACGGGAATGGGTGTTTGCGCGCCAAACGGAATTGGTCTAGCGGCTTTTTCCGAAGCAATGGCTATTGGCAAAAGTGGCATACGGTTTCAGCCGGAGTTAGAAGAGCTGGGATTCGGTTGTCAGCTAGCGGCAAAACCAGAACTTAGTGATGAATTGCTCGCTCAATATTTTACCCCACTACAATTACGCGGACTCAATGCAACAGGTATTATGTATGGCGTGATCGCGGGTACCGATGCTTGGAAAGATGCCGGCTTGCCTATTGCCGATAAAGAGCAACCGGATTGGGACAGTGGTATTCTCTTTGGCTCCGGTACTTTGGGAGTCGATAAATTCCGTGAAGCCATTTATCAGATAGATGCAAAGAATGTCCGTCGTTTAGGGAGTACCACGGTTATTCAGACCATGGCAAGTGGTGTAAGTGCCTATTTGGGCGGTATTTTGGGATGTGGAAATCAGGTCACTACCAATTCTTCGGCCTGTACAACGGGTACGGAAGGTATTCTTATGGGGTATGCGCGAATTGCCTATGGGCAAGCAGAACGTATGTTGGTAGGTAGTTGTAGTGATAGCGGCCCTTATGTATGGGCTGGTTTTGATGCTATGCGTATTCTTCCTAGAAATTATAACGATAATCCAGAGGCAGCAAGTAGACCTATGAGTGCGTCTGCGGAAGGTTTTGTGCCAGGAAGTGGGGCAGGGGCCATGGTGTTGGAATCGCTAGAAAGTGCCCAAGCCCGTGGTGCAAAAATCTATGCCGAAATCCTAGGCGGTACCGTAAATAGTGGCGGGCAACGTGGTGATGGTACGATGACCGCACCCAATAGTGAGGCGGTGCAACGTTGTATTTCTCAAGCTGTGTTTCATGCAGGAATTCAAAATAGTGATATTGATACGATAAACGGACATTTAACGGCCACATCAAAAGATGCGCTAGAAATAGCCAATTGGAGTGCCGCTTTGGAGCGTTCAGGAAGCAATTTCCCTTATATCAATTCTTTTAAGGGGCTTTTTGGACATTGTTTATCAGCAGCAGGGAGTATTGAATGTGTCGCATCGGTGCTTCAGTTTGAAAAAACGCAACTGTTTGGAAATGTGAATTGTGAGGACCTTCATCCTGAAATTACGGATATTATGACTTCTGATCGTATTCCACAAAAAACCATCTTGTATCAACCTGCTATTTTAGCAAAAGCAAGTTTCGGTTTTGGAGATGTAAATGCTTGTGTTATTTTTAAACGATTTACAGACTAA
- a CDS encoding YceI family protein yields MKSIFTIVIVAVFSCFSIFAQEEFTVSSAKITFKFNSKNVDGTISGFESQSKIDLSNITQSKFKGSVMVETIKTGNFLRDWHLKGNKYFNVDKHSKIAFESTQIIENEKGFTVKGMLTLKGTIKPITIKFTQEQAQLVGTTTLFSSDYGIAIKEERVDNEVKVTIVLALNE; encoded by the coding sequence ATGAAATCAATTTTTACTATAGTTATAGTTGCTGTATTCTCCTGTTTTTCAATATTTGCCCAAGAAGAGTTTACTGTTTCTTCTGCAAAAATCACTTTTAAATTCAATTCAAAAAATGTAGATGGTACCATCTCCGGGTTTGAATCTCAATCAAAAATAGATCTTAGCAATATTACCCAATCCAAGTTTAAAGGTTCTGTTATGGTCGAAACAATAAAAACCGGTAACTTCCTTAGAGATTGGCATTTAAAGGGTAACAAGTATTTTAACGTAGATAAACATTCAAAAATTGCTTTTGAAAGCACACAAATTATAGAAAATGAAAAAGGGTTTACCGTTAAGGGTATGCTTACCTTAAAAGGAACAATAAAACCAATCACTATAAAATTCACGCAAGAGCAGGCGCAATTAGTAGGTACCACTACCCTATTTTCATCAGATTATGGTATAGCGATAAAGGAAGAAAGAGTTGACAATGAGGTTAAGGTAACCATTGTTTTAGCCCTAAATGAGTAA
- a CDS encoding methyltransferase domain-containing protein, with protein MGDFSKRSTETELMDDLSLDQAHLQKVLLDIDKANRFLNGNKLTIQAIHQLIRTKSLESYTILDMGCGNGEMLRTVVLWGRKHHIKFKCIGVDLNEKSLAIAREQSHDFPEIRYLKQDILELQPDELPCDILLCTLTMHHFRNEQIPQFLTQFSKLSRIGFIINDLERSALAYQLFKLFSAIFMQTDIAKKDGLTSIQSAFKKDELIAFSKNLPEMQHAIHWKWAFRYVWVAQQNRPN; from the coding sequence ATGGGTGATTTTTCAAAAAGAAGCACCGAAACCGAGCTGATGGACGATTTATCTCTTGATCAAGCTCACCTTCAAAAGGTATTGCTTGATATTGATAAGGCCAATCGTTTTTTGAATGGGAATAAACTGACTATTCAAGCCATACATCAACTTATACGTACTAAAAGTCTAGAATCATATACGATTTTAGATATGGGTTGCGGTAATGGGGAGATGCTCAGAACTGTTGTTTTATGGGGAAGAAAACATCATATAAAATTTAAATGCATAGGCGTGGACTTGAACGAAAAAAGCCTGGCCATTGCGCGTGAACAATCACATGATTTTCCTGAAATTCGGTACTTGAAGCAAGATATTCTAGAGTTGCAACCAGATGAACTACCGTGTGATATTTTACTTTGCACTTTAACCATGCATCATTTTAGGAATGAGCAAATCCCACAATTCTTGACGCAGTTTTCAAAATTGAGCCGTATCGGATTTATCATTAACGATTTAGAACGAAGTGCCCTGGCATACCAACTTTTTAAACTGTTTAGTGCTATTTTTATGCAGACGGATATTGCCAAAAAGGATGGCCTCACGTCCATACAAAGCGCTTTTAAAAAAGACGAATTGATTGCCTTTTCTAAAAACCTACCTGAAATGCAACATGCTATACATTGGAAATGGGCCTTTAGGTATGTATGGGTAGCCCAACAAAACCGACCGAATTAG